One window of the Natrinema sp. CBA1119 genome contains the following:
- a CDS encoding GNAT family N-acetyltransferase, translated as MASDALIRVATPADAAAVRDIYAPFCESTAVTFEETVPSTAELADRIESTLETHPWLVCEVDGAVVGYAYAGALRKRRAYEWVVELSVYVADSARRTGVGRALYESLFAVLERQGIRDAYAVTTVPNPETERFHERLGFERLVDFPGIGYTQDEWQDVAWWRRPLAEKSATPERPRSFPAVREDDDWDSLVRSGEDALELS; from the coding sequence ATGGCATCCGACGCGCTCATTCGCGTTGCGACCCCGGCGGACGCGGCCGCCGTCCGCGATATCTACGCGCCCTTCTGCGAGTCGACGGCGGTCACCTTCGAGGAAACCGTTCCGTCGACGGCCGAGCTGGCCGATCGAATCGAATCAACCCTCGAGACGCATCCCTGGCTCGTCTGTGAGGTCGACGGTGCGGTCGTCGGCTACGCCTACGCGGGGGCGTTGCGGAAGCGCCGCGCCTACGAGTGGGTCGTCGAGCTGTCGGTCTACGTCGCCGACTCGGCCCGTCGGACGGGGGTCGGCCGCGCGCTCTACGAGTCGCTGTTCGCCGTCCTCGAGCGACAGGGAATCCGCGACGCCTACGCGGTGACGACGGTTCCCAACCCCGAAACCGAGCGGTTCCACGAGCGGCTGGGGTTCGAGCGACTGGTCGACTTCCCGGGAATCGGTTACACGCAGGACGAGTGGCAGGACGTGGCCTGGTGGCGGCGGCCGCTCGCCGAGAAATCCGCGACGCCCGAGCGGCCGCGCTCGTTCCCGGCGGTTCGCGAGGACGACGACTGGGACTCACTCGTGCGGTCGGGCGAGGACGCGCTCGAGCTGTCATGA
- a CDS encoding AEC family transporter, giving the protein MADLLGIFGSAIGPIVAIAAVGYVLATVKEIDPEPLNTAVVYVLAPALVFHSLAVTELEAATLLRVTAGIGLFTAAMWGIAEVAGRAVGEEEPALSALVLVAIFCNSGNLGIPVSDFAFGEIGRQTAVLFLSVQSVLMYTVGVYVASRSSGSAGLEGVRRVFYIPLAYAVIAALLARALDIVPPADTAAMETLQLVGDASIPLMLLILGIQLARADTASAVSRAWPATALKMGVAPVVGLGIALLIGFENPTVARVFVLETAMPAAVTPLILVIEFAGSARSEGVLVTEYVSTCVFLTTLLAIPVLTVMIAILQSGVIL; this is encoded by the coding sequence ATGGCCGATCTCCTCGGTATCTTCGGCTCCGCGATCGGCCCGATCGTCGCCATCGCGGCCGTCGGCTACGTGCTGGCCACGGTCAAGGAGATCGATCCGGAGCCGCTGAACACGGCCGTCGTCTACGTGTTAGCGCCCGCACTGGTCTTCCACAGCCTCGCCGTCACCGAACTCGAGGCGGCGACGCTGCTGCGAGTCACGGCTGGGATCGGTCTCTTCACCGCGGCGATGTGGGGGATCGCCGAGGTCGCCGGTCGCGCCGTCGGCGAGGAAGAGCCGGCGTTGAGCGCGCTCGTGCTCGTCGCGATCTTCTGTAACTCGGGAAACCTCGGCATCCCCGTCTCCGACTTCGCGTTCGGCGAGATCGGCCGCCAGACGGCCGTCCTCTTCCTCTCGGTCCAGTCCGTGCTGATGTACACCGTCGGCGTCTACGTCGCCTCCCGGAGCAGCGGCTCCGCCGGCCTCGAGGGCGTCCGCCGCGTGTTCTACATTCCGCTGGCCTACGCCGTCATCGCGGCACTGCTCGCGCGAGCGCTGGATATCGTCCCGCCCGCCGACACGGCGGCGATGGAGACGCTCCAGCTCGTCGGCGACGCGTCGATCCCGCTGATGTTACTCATCCTCGGTATCCAGCTCGCGAGAGCCGATACCGCATCCGCAGTCTCTCGAGCCTGGCCCGCGACGGCGCTCAAGATGGGCGTCGCGCCCGTCGTCGGCCTCGGTATCGCGCTTCTGATCGGCTTCGAAAACCCGACCGTCGCTCGCGTGTTCGTGCTCGAGACCGCGATGCCGGCCGCCGTGACGCCGCTGATCCTCGTCATCGAGTTCGCCGGCAGCGCCCGCTCGGAGGGCGTACTCGTCACCGAGTACGTCTCGACGTGCGTGTTCCTGACGACGCTGCTCGCGATCCCGGTTCTCACCGTCATGATCGCGATACTGCAGTCCGGTGTGATACTCTGA
- a CDS encoding Coenzyme F420 hydrogenase/dehydrogenase, beta subunit C-terminal domain, translating to MGTNSEDERSESSNGSSGERSDPRGSEDDERRFPRVPDSSGDDDAVMVPEASGGASRSREDHAREGAIRTDGGSGAADASSDDSCSPNTCTCGEKTAADAESETQPVATDGAGVANVDEMGELGDLEFTEPAENVSQDVDNGSPDARVGIPEGVDLETPEYSIRSRMNDIETPDEKTWFMELDEAVIDEGRCIQCGTCVAACPSDSIGIGDDGEPELVKMCTGCSLCWDFCPRGGLRYERQWKITGGDDNVKGAGDPITEFSAKVEDDWTDNAQDGGVVTGVLATLLEEGEIDGALVATESDEQEWKAESYLATTTEELIENAGTVYNQTMALGNLDLEQWEHKLPDKSWDELSIAIVGTPCEIEGIRALQDFEWDYQDQNEGIRAVDYTIALMCTKNFNYHSLMGEQLEEQRGISPSEIGKMDVLNGKMMVYDHDGEMIVEEDIENFHDAALKGCDECADFTGFCSDITVGSVGSSDEYSSVIVRTEQGMKAWELTEPNLDYHDLEDKSAVGKLQGWDKKKAFESLERPFDPDAPRFIEYTDHAENYGTALNPHDQGH from the coding sequence ATGGGGACTAATAGCGAGGACGAACGCAGTGAGTCCTCGAACGGATCGAGCGGGGAGCGAAGCGACCCGCGAGGGAGCGAGGACGACGAGCGTCGATTCCCACGCGTTCCCGACTCGAGCGGCGATGACGACGCCGTGATGGTTCCTGAAGCCAGCGGCGGTGCGTCACGTTCCCGAGAGGATCACGCTCGAGAGGGGGCAATTCGAACTGACGGCGGCAGCGGTGCCGCCGACGCCAGCAGCGACGATAGCTGCTCGCCGAACACCTGCACCTGCGGCGAGAAGACGGCTGCCGACGCCGAGTCGGAGACGCAGCCGGTCGCGACCGACGGCGCAGGTGTGGCAAACGTCGACGAGATGGGCGAACTCGGCGACCTCGAGTTCACCGAGCCCGCCGAGAACGTCAGTCAGGACGTCGACAACGGCTCGCCCGACGCGCGCGTCGGGATTCCCGAGGGCGTCGACCTCGAGACGCCGGAGTACTCGATCCGCTCGCGGATGAACGATATCGAGACGCCGGACGAGAAGACCTGGTTCATGGAACTGGACGAGGCAGTCATCGACGAGGGCCGCTGTATCCAGTGTGGGACCTGTGTCGCCGCCTGCCCGTCGGACTCCATCGGGATCGGCGACGACGGGGAGCCGGAACTCGTCAAGATGTGCACCGGCTGTTCGCTCTGTTGGGACTTCTGTCCCCGCGGCGGCCTGCGCTACGAGCGCCAGTGGAAGATCACCGGCGGCGACGACAACGTCAAGGGCGCTGGCGATCCGATCACGGAGTTCTCCGCGAAGGTCGAGGACGACTGGACCGACAACGCCCAGGACGGCGGCGTCGTTACCGGCGTCCTCGCGACGCTGCTCGAGGAGGGCGAGATCGACGGCGCGCTCGTCGCGACCGAGAGCGACGAGCAAGAGTGGAAGGCCGAGAGCTACCTCGCGACGACGACCGAGGAGCTCATCGAAAACGCCGGTACCGTCTACAACCAGACGATGGCGCTGGGAAATCTCGACTTAGAGCAGTGGGAGCACAAGCTCCCCGACAAGTCCTGGGACGAACTCAGCATCGCGATCGTCGGCACGCCGTGTGAGATCGAGGGCATCCGCGCCCTGCAGGACTTCGAGTGGGACTACCAGGACCAGAACGAGGGTATTCGAGCTGTGGACTACACGATCGCGCTGATGTGTACCAAGAACTTCAACTACCACAGCCTCATGGGCGAGCAGCTAGAGGAGCAACGCGGCATCTCGCCGTCGGAGATCGGCAAGATGGACGTTCTCAACGGCAAGATGATGGTCTACGACCACGACGGCGAGATGATCGTCGAGGAGGACATCGAGAACTTCCACGACGCTGCGCTCAAGGGCTGTGACGAGTGTGCCGACTTCACCGGCTTCTGTTCGGACATCACCGTCGGCTCCGTCGGCTCGAGCGACGAGTACTCGAGCGTCATCGTCCGGACCGAGCAGGGGATGAAGGCCTGGGAGCTCACCGAGCCGAACCTGGACTACCACGACTTAGAGGACAAGTCCGCGGTCGGCAAGCTCCAGGGCTGGGACAAGAAGAAGGCCTTCGAGAGCCTCGAGCGGCCGTTCGACCCCGACGCGCCGCGGTTCATCGAGTACACCGACCACGCCGAGAACTACGGTACGGCGCTCAACCCCCACGATCAGGGGCACTGA
- a CDS encoding nitrite/sulfite reductase, giving the protein MNTTEQYKQNKHPLDVIDDVYDYADEELSFEEIEERAGGGEWERLKWAGMYAQKQEGYFMIRTKVPGGKLTPEQAEVIGEVTEDLAVAPEEYGGEAQNELWGDAYLDITTRQDIQKHWIRVEDVPEMWNRYDEVGLTTVQGCGDSARNVLGCPAAGLDDHECFNAQPVIEAVSDFFTENREYANLPRKFKITITGCAHDCAQSQINDVGLVPAKKEIDGEHLYGFHARVGGGLSDGPRMGSELDAFIKPEDAVEFCRAVAQTFKEIGDRNNRGVCRMRYLVEQLGPEKFEEAVRDRCTIDLPTGGQNLTVGYQGDHVGVNDQKQDGLNYVGFNVIAGRMGGDEFAAAARAAETYGTEDASVRLATDQNFLITHIPDENVDDLLAEPFAQEYSPDPGPFSRGAVGCTGNEFCNYAIIETKKRTKRWARQLDERIDVPDDIEAIRMHMSGCSASCAQPQIADIGFRGETVKLEDENSTNAEGDNIVEGMDFGLGGSLGADNEFLDWVESAVPADSVIPALEQLFEAYSADRADGEKFYEWCRGVDNERLRTIMQGADAPVARGVAHGD; this is encoded by the coding sequence GTGAATACAACAGAACAATACAAACAGAACAAACACCCGCTCGACGTTATCGACGACGTCTACGACTACGCCGACGAGGAGCTTTCCTTCGAGGAGATCGAGGAGCGCGCCGGCGGCGGCGAGTGGGAGCGCCTGAAGTGGGCCGGGATGTACGCCCAGAAGCAGGAGGGCTACTTCATGATCCGGACGAAAGTGCCGGGCGGGAAGCTCACTCCCGAGCAGGCCGAAGTGATCGGCGAGGTCACCGAGGACCTCGCGGTCGCCCCCGAGGAGTACGGCGGCGAAGCGCAGAACGAACTCTGGGGAGATGCCTATCTCGACATCACGACCCGTCAGGACATCCAGAAACACTGGATCCGCGTCGAGGACGTCCCCGAGATGTGGAACCGCTACGACGAGGTCGGCCTGACGACGGTCCAGGGCTGCGGTGACTCCGCCCGGAACGTTCTTGGATGCCCCGCGGCCGGACTCGACGATCATGAGTGTTTCAACGCACAGCCGGTCATCGAGGCCGTCTCCGATTTCTTCACCGAGAACCGGGAGTACGCCAACCTCCCGCGGAAGTTCAAGATCACGATCACCGGCTGCGCTCACGACTGTGCGCAGTCCCAGATCAACGATGTCGGACTCGTCCCCGCGAAGAAGGAGATTGACGGCGAGCACCTCTACGGCTTCCACGCCCGCGTCGGTGGCGGCCTCTCCGACGGCCCGCGAATGGGTTCGGAACTCGACGCCTTCATCAAACCCGAAGACGCCGTCGAGTTTTGCCGCGCCGTCGCCCAGACGTTCAAGGAGATCGGCGACCGCAACAACCGCGGCGTCTGCCGCATGCGCTACCTCGTCGAACAGCTCGGCCCCGAGAAGTTCGAGGAAGCGGTCCGCGACCGCTGTACGATCGACCTGCCGACCGGTGGCCAGAACCTGACCGTCGGCTATCAGGGCGACCACGTCGGCGTCAACGACCAGAAGCAGGACGGGCTCAACTACGTCGGCTTCAACGTCATCGCCGGCCGCATGGGCGGCGACGAGTTCGCCGCGGCCGCCCGCGCCGCTGAAACGTACGGGACCGAGGACGCCTCCGTGCGCCTCGCGACCGACCAGAACTTCCTCATCACCCACATTCCCGACGAGAACGTCGACGACCTGCTCGCGGAGCCGTTCGCACAGGAGTACAGCCCCGATCCGGGGCCGTTCTCGCGGGGCGCGGTCGGCTGTACGGGCAACGAGTTCTGTAACTACGCCATCATCGAGACGAAAAAGCGCACCAAGCGCTGGGCCCGCCAACTCGACGAGCGCATCGACGTCCCCGACGACATCGAGGCCATCCGGATGCACATGTCCGGCTGTTCCGCGTCGTGCGCCCAGCCCCAGATCGCCGACATCGGCTTCCGCGGCGAGACCGTCAAACTCGAGGACGAGAACAGTACCAACGCCGAGGGCGACAACATCGTCGAAGGGATGGACTTCGGACTCGGCGGCTCGCTGGGAGCCGACAACGAGTTCCTCGATTGGGTCGAGAGCGCCGTTCCCGCTGATTCCGTGATCCCGGCCCTCGAGCAGCTGTTCGAGGCCTACTCCGCGGATCGCGCCGACGGCGAGAAGTTCTACGAGTGGTGTCGCGGCGTCGACAACGAGCGACTCCGGACGATCATGCAAGGGGCGGACGCGCCGGTTGCACGAGGTGTTGCGCATGGGGACTAA
- the ftsY gene encoding signal recognition particle-docking protein FtsY, with protein MFDNLKDKLGSFREDAEEAAEENVEAVDDDELEEGEELAAVGPDAEAAASTDAEATDTTPEPTDVETSEPAATATADVEPEPDAGSEPDSTTESATADAAESAGQEPATEPEPDFLESDESDSVADEAVPDGEPAETVTSDEESAVDEDEEVDGNKEEDANGDGDADEDGGRTGLGARARSLFTGSSDDAEPEADEATPEAAQAAGATPDEEPTEPAIEADSVDGAAGDERSVADEEAVVEEDEPVVDNETEDAETDDGGNSTGFGTKAKSLVKGKFVIEEEDLEGPLYELEMALLSSDVEMGVAEEILDNIRDELVGETRTFTTSTGAVVEEALHNAIYDVISVGQFDFDERIAAADKPVTIIFTGVNGVGKTTSIAKLSRYFEERGYSSVMANGDTYRAGANEQIQEHADALGTKCISHEQGGDPAAVLYDAVEYAEANDVDIVLGDTAGRLHTDEGLMDQLEKIGRVVDPDMTLFVDEAVAGQDAVNRAREFNDAAEIDGAILTKADADSNGGAAISVAHVTGKPILFLGVGQGYDDLERFDPDEMIDRLLADE; from the coding sequence ATGTTCGATAACCTGAAGGACAAGCTCGGGAGCTTCCGCGAAGACGCCGAAGAAGCCGCCGAGGAGAACGTCGAGGCGGTCGACGACGACGAACTCGAGGAAGGCGAGGAACTCGCGGCCGTCGGCCCGGACGCGGAAGCGGCGGCCTCGACGGACGCGGAAGCCACCGATACTACTCCCGAACCGACGGACGTCGAGACGTCTGAGCCGGCAGCCACGGCGACAGCTGACGTGGAGCCGGAACCGGACGCAGGATCGGAGCCGGACTCGACGACCGAATCCGCCACTGCTGACGCGGCCGAGTCCGCGGGACAGGAGCCGGCGACCGAACCCGAACCCGATTTCCTCGAGTCCGACGAGTCCGATTCGGTCGCGGACGAGGCGGTTCCCGATGGGGAGCCGGCCGAGACGGTGACTTCCGACGAGGAATCAGCCGTCGACGAGGACGAAGAAGTCGACGGGAACAAGGAGGAAGACGCTAACGGGGACGGAGACGCCGACGAGGACGGCGGACGGACCGGTCTCGGTGCCAGAGCGAGATCCCTCTTTACGGGGTCGTCTGACGACGCCGAACCGGAAGCGGACGAGGCGACCCCCGAGGCGGCGCAGGCCGCTGGGGCGACGCCGGACGAGGAGCCGACCGAGCCGGCCATCGAGGCGGACTCGGTCGACGGGGCGGCCGGTGACGAGAGATCGGTCGCTGACGAGGAAGCGGTCGTCGAGGAGGACGAACCGGTCGTCGACAACGAGACTGAGGACGCCGAAACCGACGACGGCGGCAACTCGACTGGATTCGGCACGAAGGCCAAGTCCCTCGTCAAGGGGAAGTTCGTCATCGAGGAAGAGGACCTCGAGGGCCCGCTCTACGAACTCGAGATGGCGCTGCTCTCGAGCGACGTCGAGATGGGCGTCGCCGAGGAGATCCTCGACAACATCCGCGACGAACTAGTCGGCGAGACCCGGACCTTCACGACCTCGACGGGCGCAGTCGTCGAGGAGGCGCTGCACAATGCGATCTACGACGTGATCAGCGTCGGCCAGTTCGACTTCGACGAGCGGATCGCCGCTGCGGACAAGCCGGTCACCATCATCTTCACCGGCGTCAATGGCGTCGGAAAGACGACCTCGATCGCCAAGCTGAGCCGCTACTTCGAGGAACGCGGCTACTCGTCAGTGATGGCGAACGGCGACACCTATCGTGCGGGAGCGAACGAGCAGATTCAGGAACACGCCGACGCCCTGGGCACGAAGTGCATTAGCCACGAACAGGGCGGCGATCCCGCCGCAGTGTTGTACGACGCCGTCGAGTACGCCGAGGCTAACGACGTCGATATCGTGCTGGGCGACACTGCGGGCCGACTCCACACCGACGAGGGCCTGATGGATCAGCTCGAGAAGATCGGTCGCGTCGTCGATCCCGATATGACGCTGTTCGTCGACGAGGCCGTCGCCGGGCAGGACGCGGTTAACCGGGCCCGTGAGTTCAACGACGCGGCAGAAATCGACGGCGCGATTCTGACGAAAGCCGATGCCGACTCCAACGGCGGCGCGGCCATTTCGGTCGCGCACGTCACCGGGAAGCCGATCCTGTTCCTCGGTGTCGGACAGGGGTACGACGATTTGGAACGGTTCGATCCCGACGAGATGATCGACCGGCTGCTGGCCGACGAATAG
- the pfdA gene encoding prefoldin subunit alpha — translation MSQQQLQQLSQELQEIDEQIEGLQANIEAVQQEKTEVDEAIEAIETLETDSTVQMPLGGGAYLRTTIENIDEVIVELGADYAAEFEEDDAVDALDNKKDHLDDQIEELNEQLAELETESEELEQQAQQLQQQAMQQQMQGMGQGQGQPDE, via the coding sequence AGGAGCTTCAGGAGATCGACGAACAGATCGAGGGCCTGCAGGCGAACATCGAGGCCGTCCAGCAGGAGAAGACCGAGGTCGACGAGGCTATCGAAGCTATCGAGACGCTCGAGACCGACTCGACCGTACAGATGCCCCTCGGGGGCGGCGCGTATCTTCGAACGACGATCGAGAACATCGACGAAGTGATCGTCGAACTCGGTGCCGACTACGCCGCGGAGTTCGAGGAGGACGACGCCGTCGACGCCCTCGATAACAAGAAAGACCACCTCGACGACCAGATCGAGGAGCTCAACGAGCAACTCGCCGAACTCGAGACCGAGAGCGAGGAACTCGAGCAGCAGGCCCAGCAGCTCCAGCAGCAGGCGATGCAACAGCAGATGCAGGGGATGGGTCAGGGTCAGGGCCAGCCCGACGAGTAA